CAGTGTTAACGACCATTCTCGGCTTTACCGGATTCTTAATTACCTGGTGCGTATGGGCGGTAATTTGACCTTAATAAAAAGGTCCGATGGGCATCGGACCTTTTATTTAGCGCTTATCTTCCGCCAGCAGCGGCGGAATGCTCGGCACCATCGGCGCGTCATCAATATCTTTTTGCGTCATACGAAACGCTTCCGGGTAATGTTCGCGGCTGGTGCGACGCAGCGGTTCGGTATCGCGCCAGGTATAAAGGCAATGCTGGCACTGGTAGACCGTCCAGACATCTTTCACCGGCGATTTCGCCATCACTTCAATCTGTTCATCGGCACAACGTGGACAAATCATCTTGTTCTCCTTATTTACGTGCGGCCAGCATAGCGGTCAGTTTTTCAGCCCAGGCTTTGGTTTCCGGTAAATCCACCACCGGCTGGCTGTAGTGACCACGGTTGTCCGGGGCGACAGGCGTGGTGGCGTCGATAATCAACTTGTCGGTGATCCCCGCCGGACTTGAGCCTGGGTCAAGTTCCAGCACGGACATATTCGGCAACTGCACCAGGTCCCCTGCCGGGTTCACTTTCGAGGAGAGCGCCCACATCACCTGCGGCAGGTTGAACGGATCAACGTCTTCATCGACCATAATCACCATCTTCACGTAGCCCAGACCGTGCGGCGTGGTCATCGCACGCAGGCCCACCGCGCGGGCAAAGCCGCCGTAGCGTTTTTTGGTGGAGATTATCGCCAGCAGGCCGTGGGTGTACATGGCGTTTACCGCCTGTACTTCCGGGAACTCAGCTTTAAGTTGCTGATACAGCGGCACACAGGTGGCTGGCCCCATCAGGTAGTCGATTTCGGTCCACGGCATACCGAGATAGAGCGATTCGAAAATCGGTTTCGTGCGGTAAGAGACTTTATCGATGCGCACCACGGTCATGTTGCGCCCGCCGGAGTAGTGGCCGGTAAACTCACCGAATGGCCCTTCAATTTCGCGTTTACGGCTTTCGATAACACCTTCGAGAATTACTTCCGAGCCCCACGGCACATCAAAACCGGTCAGTGGGGCGGTAGCGATCGGGTATGGGCTTTCGCGCAGCGCGCCCGCCATTTCGTACTCAGACTGATCGTATTTCAGCGGTGTAGCGCCCATCAGCGTGATGATCGGATCGTTACCAAGAGTGATGGCTATCGGCAAATCTTCGCCACGCTCTTCCGCTTTATGCAGATGCAGGGCGATATCGTGCATTGGCACCGGTTGCAGGCCGAGCTTACGCTTGCCCTTCACTTCCATACGGTAGATGCCGACATTCTGCTTGCCGAAGTTATCCGGGTCGAGCGGATCGCGGGAAACCACGCAGGCTTTATCGAGATAGAAACCGCCATCGCCATCGTTCAGGCGAAACAGCGGCAGAATATCGAACAGGTTAATCTCTTCGCCATCGACAGTGTTCTGCGCCCAGGCTGGATTCGCGCGGCGCTCCGGGGCAATCGGGAAGTTATCCCAGCGGCGGATAAACTCATCAATCTGTTTTTTAACCGGCGTGTTCGGCGGCAGGCCGAGGGAAATCGCGTGGTTCTGCCAGGAACCGATGGTGTTCATCGCCACTCGCGCATCGGTAAAGCCGCGAATATTATCAAACCACAGCGCGGGTGCGCCGTCGCCGATACGCCCAGTGGCGTTGGCAGCAGCGGCCAGATCTGGCTCGGCGTTAACCTCCTCACTAATTTTCAGCAATTGTCCCTGGTCGTCGAGTGCCTGTAAAAAGCTGCGTAAATCATCAAAAGCCATTATTCATTCTCCTGAGAAAAACTCCCGGACTGCGGCAATCCTTGCCAGCGCCTGGCTTGAGGATGTTCGAGGCCAAACTGATCCATCACGCGGGCAACCACGTGGTGGACAATGTCATCTACCGTTTCGGGATGGTTATAGAAGGCAGGCATGGGCGGTATCATCGCCACGCCCATACGGGAAAGCGCGAGCATATTTTCAAGGTGGATAGTACTGAGCGGCATTTCACGCGGCACCAGCACCAGCTTGCGCCCTTCTTTGAGAACAACATCAGCAGCGCGCCCCACCAGCCCATCGGCATAGCCAGCACGGATACCAGCCAGCGTCTTCATGCTGCACGGAATAACGATCATGCCATCGGTACGAAAGGAACCTGAGGAGATAGTCGCCGCCTGATCCGCCGGGTTATGGCAATAGTCTGCCAGGGCCGCGACATCGTGGACGCTGTAGGGCGTTTCCAGTTCAATGGTAGTTTTCGCCCACTTCGACATCACGAGATGTGTTTCAACACCGGGCACCTTCTTTAGTGCTTGCAGTAATGCCACACCAAGAGGCGCACCTGTAGCCCCAGTCATCCCGACGATCAGTCTCATTTTTTATTTCCTTAATTGTTCGTACACGAACGTTATTATTAACATACCCTTCTATTCACGTAGCGGCAAGTGCAGAAAAGTAACAACATCCCCTTCGTCACTGAAAAACAGCTATGATAGCGACAGAAAGTTAGCCCGGAGTTTACATGGCGTTACGAAATAAAGCGTTCCATCAGTTACGACAGCTTTTTCAGCAACACACGTCTCGCTGGCAGCATGAGCTACCTGACCTTACTAAACCGCAGTACGCGGTAATGCGCGCTATTGCTGAACAACCCGGTATAGAGCAGGTTGCGCTGATAGAAGCAGCTGTCAGCACTAAGGCAACGCTGGCGGAAATTCTGGCAAGAATGGAAAATCGTGGTCTGGTCAGACGAGAGCATGACACCGTCGATAAGCGACGGCGCTTTGTCTGGCTGACTGCGGAAGGGGAAAAGGTACTTGCGGCGGCTATCCCCATTGGTGACGGCGTGGATGAAGAATTTTTGGGGCGTTTGAGTAGAGATGAGCAAGAGCTGTTTATGCAACTGGTGCGAAAAATGATGGCTGCTTAGCATATTACGCCGGAGCCGTTCTGTACCCTCTCCCCGAACGGCAAGGGGACTGTCCGAGCTCTTTTGAGACTTTATCATCAGATAAAAAAAGGCCAGCCTCATAAGAGACTGGCCTTTCTTAATGGTACTTTGCTTATTCGCGGAACAGCGCTTCGATATTCAGCCCCTGAGTCTGCAAAATCTCACGCAGACGGCGCAGGCCTTCAACCTGAATCTGGCGAACACGTTCACGGGTGAGGCCAATTTCACGACCTACATCTTCCAGTGTTGCCGCTTCGTACCCCAGCAAACCGAATCGACGTGCCAGCACTTCACGCTGCTTGGCGTTCAGTTCGAACAGCCATTTGACGATGCTTTGTTTCATATCGTCATCTTGCGTGGTGTCTTCCGGACCGTTCTCTTTTTCATCGGCCAGGATATCCAGCAACGCTTTTTCGGAATCACCACCCAATGGGGTGTCTACCGAGGTAATGCGCTCGTTAAGACGAAGCATACGGCTGACGTCATCAACTGGCTTATCCAGTTGCTCTGCGATCTCTTCCGCACTCGGTTCGTGGTCCAGCTTATGGGACAACTCACGTGCGGTTCGCAGGTAAACGTTCAGCTCCTTTACGATGTGAATCGGCAAACGAATAGTACGGGTTTGGTTCATAATGGCCCGTTCGATCGTCTGGCGAATCCACCAGGTTGCGTAAGTTGAGAAGCGGAAACCACGTTCCGGGTCAAACTTCTCAACCGCGCGGATCAGCCCCAGGTTACCCTCTTCGATAAGGTCCAGCAGCGCCAGACCACGATTGCCATAACGGCGGGCAATTTTTACCACCAGACGCAAGTTACTCTCGATCATCCGGCGGCGAGAGGCGACATCACCACGCAGTGCGCGACGCGCAAAATAAACTTCTTCTTCGGCCGTTAACAGTGGCGAATAACCAATCTCACCAAGATAAAGCTGAGTCGCGTCTAGCACACGCTGTGTTGCGCCCTGCGATAACAGCTCCTCTTCGGCCAAATCGTTATCACTGGGTTCCTCTTCAACTAAGGCCTTTTCGTCAAAAACCTCAACTCCATTCTCATCAAATTCCGCGTCTTCATTTAAATCATGAACTTTCAGCGTATTCTGACTCATAAGGTGGCTCCTACCCGTGATCCCTTGACGGAACATTCAAGCAAAAGCCTGGTTCCGCCGATTTATCGCTGCGGCAAATAACGCAGCGGGTTTACGGATTTCCCCTTGTAACGAATTTCAAAATGCAAGCGTGTTGAACTGGTTCCGGTGCTACCCATGGTCGCTATTTTTTGCCCCGCCTTAACTTCTTGTTGTTCCCGGACCAGCATTGTGTCGTTATGGGCGTAGGCACTCAGGTAATCATCATTATGTTTGATGATAATCAGATTACCGTAGCCGCGCAGCGCATTACCGGCATAAACAACGCGGCCATCTGCGGTCGCGATAATTGCCTGTCCTTTGCTACCTGCGATATCAATCCCCTTGTTGCCTCCCTCAGAAGCGCCAAAGGTTTCAATCACTTTGCCCTCAGTCGGCCAGCGCCAGGTGGAGATCGGCGTACTGGTTGTTGTACTGCTGACAGTTGGCTCGGTTGTGCTTGCTGTTGGTACCGTTACAGGCGCTGTGACCGTGGTCGCAGTTGGCTTGTTGTTTGGCAACATTTTGTTAGCACTCTGTTCACCCGAAGATTCAGAATACGTAATTGTCGGTTGCGACGCAACAGCAACGGTGGAATTTTGTGCAGGTTTGATCACAACTCCTTGCTCTGCTGCATCGGCCTGGGTAATGGCATTTCCGCCAGTGATTGGCGTACCGGAAGCATTCCCCACCTGTAAGGTCTGACCGACGTTCAACGCGTATGGCGCCTGAATATTATTGCGTTGGGCAAGGTCACGGAAATCGTTGCCGGTAATCCAGGCAATATAGAAAAGCGTGTCGCCTTTTTTCACGGTGTAAGTACTGCCGCTATAACTGCCTTTCGGAATATTCCCGTACTGACGGTTATAGACGATGCGTCCGTTTTCCATTTGCACCGGTTGTTGGGCAACAGGCTGTACTGGTTGGATTTGCGGCTGTTGAGCCGATTGAATTTGTGGCTGTTGTACCGGCTGAATTTGCGGTTGCTGCGTTGTAGACGTCGTCCCCATCTTCGGTGGCGGCGTAATCAACATACCAGAATTGGTATTTGCAGGCGTATTGCCATTGACGGAGCTGACCGGTGCCGGTGGATTTGAAGTGTCAGAACAGCCAGCCAACCATAGCGAAACCAGTGACAAAGCCGCAATACGGCGAACGGTGAATTTTGGGCTTCCCGCGCTCATTTATCCCCCAGGAAAAAATTGGTTAATAACCAGTGACATAATTACCGTGCAAGGCACCCTACTGAACACTGGAAAAGATGTTCACGATACGCTGACCTGCTGCAAAATAACCAGGAAAATTCCAGGTATTTTCCTCACGCGCTAAGCCAGCTCCCCCTTTACTAAGGGAACAAAGCGCACAGCCTCCACGGTGTCGATAATAAATTCGCCTCCCCGACGACGCACCCGCTTTAAATACTGGTGCTCTTCCCCTACGGGTAAGACGAGAATGCCGCCTTCATCCAGTTGCGTCATTAACGCTGTCGGGATTTCGGGCGGTGCTGCCGTTACAATGATAGCGTCAAACGGCGCACGTGCTTGCCAACCTTGCCATCCATCACCGTGACGGGTTGAAACATTGTGTAAATCAAGATTTTTCAGACGTCTGCGCGCCTGCCACTGCAATCCTTTAATCCGCTCGACCGAGCATACATGCTGGACAAGATGTGCCAGAATTGCTGTTTGATATCCTGAACCAGTGCCGATCTCCAGCACTCGCGACTGCGGCGTCAGTTCAAGTAATTCAGTCATTCGCGCCACCATATACGGCTGCGAAATTGTCTGCCCCTGACCTATCGGCAACGCGATATTGTCCCAGGCTTTTTGTTCAAACGCTTCATCGATGAATTTTTCACGCGGCACGGCAGCAAGTGCATTAAGCACCTGCTCATCCTGAATACCTTGCGCACGTAATTGATCCAGAAGTGCTTGTACGCGTCTGCTTACCATTGCGTGCCAACTCCCACGCTGTTTAACCAGTCTGAAACCACATCTTGCGCGTTGTGCGCGGTTAAATCTACATGCAGCGGCGTGATGGAGACGTAGCCTTCATCTACCGCAGCAAAATCGGTCCCCGGACCGGCATCACACTTACCGCCCGGCGGGCCAATCCAGTACAGCGTATTACCGCGCGGATCCTGCTGCGGAATCACTTGATCTGCCGGATGTCGTGTACCGCAGCGAGTCACGCGGATACCTTTAATCTGATCCAGCGGTAAATCAGGTACGTTGATATTGAGAATACGTCCGGTACGCAGCGGCTCTTTACACAGTGCGCGCAAAATGGAACAGGTGACCGCTGCAGCAGTGTCGTAATGTTTATGCCCGTCAAGTGAAACGGCCAGCGCCGGAAAACCTAAATGACGGCCTTCCATCGCGGCGGCTACCGTGCCGGAATAAATAACATCATCACCCAGATTCGGCCCGGCGTTAATACCCGAAACCACAATATCCGGGCGCGGACGCATCAGAGCATTCACGCCAAGATAGACACAATCGGTCGGGGTTCCCATTTGCACGGCGATATCACCATTTTCAAAGGTAAACGTGCGCAGGGAGGATTCCAGCGTCAGGGAATTTGAAGCGCCGCTGCGGTTACGATCCGGGGCGACCACCTGAACGTCAGCAAACTCACGCAGAGCTTTCGCCAGCGTTTGTATACCGGGCGCATGTACCCCGTCATCATTACTCAGCAATATGCGCATAATCACCTGTTGTGTTGATAAGTTCCCTGACAACGCTGGTTGCAAAGCTTCCTGCCGGAAGCCAGAAACGGATTTCGACGGTGACGTCATCCCACCAGTTCCAGCTTAATTGTTGCGGATATAACAGCATCGCTCTGCGCGCCGCCTCAACTTTTTCGCGCAGCAGTAAGGCTTGTAATTCAGTTTCTTCGGCGACAGCTGCTTGTTCGAATGCCAGCGCCTCACGCTGGGTTCCCCATTCGCCGCTCCCCGGCATTGCAGCTGTAATTAACAACTCTTTATCGTTCACGCGACGCTGTAATTCCGCCAGTTCTTCGTTAGTTGCAACAAACCAGCTGCCGCGCCCGGCTAATTGTAGCGCATCACCGTCAACAACCTGATTAACTTCTGCTTTTTTGAGACGCTCAGCAACAATCTGATTAAACAACGCACTACGAGCTGCCGACAACCAAAAACTACGCTTATTGCGATCGCGCACCGGAGTATTGGTTTGCGCCCAGCGCAACGCGCCCTGCAAATTACTACCACCAATACCAAAACGTTGCGCGCCAAAGTAATTCGGTACACCTTTCACGCAAATATCGATCAATCGCTGTTCAACGTCATCACGATTGCTCACTTCTCGCAGCACCAGGGTAAAGGCATTGCCTTTCAGCGCCCCTAAACGCAGTTTACGTTTGTGGCGCGCATACTCCAGTACCTGGCAGCCTTCCAGTTGAAACGCGCTCAGATCAGGCATCTCTTTGCCCGGTACCCGAGCGCATAACCATTGTTCCGTAACGGCATGTTTGTCTTTCTGCCCGGCGAAACTGACTTCGCGGGCATGAATTTTCAGGAATTTCGCCAGTGCGTCGGCCACAAAACGGGTATTGCAGCCGTTTTTGAGGATTCGCACCAGGATATGCTCACCTTCACCATCAGGCTCAAAGCCTAAATCTTCCACCACCACAAAGTCTTCCGGGTTGGCTTTCAGCAGCCCGGTTCCTTGCGGTTTGCCGTGGAGGTAAGTGAGATTATCAAATTCAATCATTTTGTTGCCTTAATGAGTAGCGCCACCGCTTCACAGGCAATCCCTTCCCCACGTCCGGTAAATCCGAGTTTTTCCGTAGTAGTGGCTTTCACGTTAACATCATCCATATGGCAGCCGAGATCTTCGGCAATAAACACGCGCATTTGTGGAATATGTGGCAGCATCTTCGGTGCCTGAGCGATGATAGTGACATCGACGTTGCCGAGGGTATAGCCCTTCGCCTGAATGCGTCGCCAAGCTTCGCGCAGCAGCTCGCGGCTGTCAGCGCCTTTAAATGCGGGATCTGTATCCGGGAATAGCTTGCCGATATCCCCCAGCGCCGCTGCACCAAGTAATGCATCGGTCAGCGCGTGCAGCGCCACGTCGCCATCAGAATGTGCCAGCAGTCCTTTTTCATAAGGGATGCGCACGCCACCAATGATAATTGGGCCTTCGCCGCCAAAGGCGTGAACATCAAAACCGTGTCCAATTCGCATTATGTATTCTCCTGATGGATGGTTCGGGTGAGGTAAAATTCGGCAAGCGCCAAATCTTCCGGGCGCGTGACTTTAATGTTATCTGCTCGGCCTTCGACAAGCTGTGGATGAAAACCACAGTATTCCAGCGCTGAGGCCTCATCGGTAATGGTAGCGCCTTCATTTAAAGCGCGCGTCAGGCAGTCATGTAACAGCTCACGAGGGAAAAATTGCGGCGTCAGCGCGTGCCATAAGTCGTTGCGATCAACGGTATGAGCGATGGCATTTTTGCCCGGTTCGGCGCGTTTCATGGTATCGCGCACCGGTGC
The DNA window shown above is from Escherichia sp. E4742 and carries:
- a CDS encoding non-oxidative hydroxyarylic acid decarboxylases subunit D, whose product is MICPRCADEQIEVMAKSPVKDVWTVYQCQHCLYTWRDTEPLRRTSREHYPEAFRMTQKDIDDAPMVPSIPPLLAEDKR
- a CDS encoding non-oxidative hydroxyarylic acid decarboxylases subunit C, translating into MAFDDLRSFLQALDDQGQLLKISEEVNAEPDLAAAANATGRIGDGAPALWFDNIRGFTDARVAMNTIGSWQNHAISLGLPPNTPVKKQIDEFIRRWDNFPIAPERRANPAWAQNTVDGEEINLFDILPLFRLNDGDGGFYLDKACVVSRDPLDPDNFGKQNVGIYRMEVKGKRKLGLQPVPMHDIALHLHKAEERGEDLPIAITLGNDPIITLMGATPLKYDQSEYEMAGALRESPYPIATAPLTGFDVPWGSEVILEGVIESRKREIEGPFGEFTGHYSGGRNMTVVRIDKVSYRTKPIFESLYLGMPWTEIDYLMGPATCVPLYQQLKAEFPEVQAVNAMYTHGLLAIISTKKRYGGFARAVGLRAMTTPHGLGYVKMVIMVDEDVDPFNLPQVMWALSSKVNPAGDLVQLPNMSVLELDPGSSPAGITDKLIIDATTPVAPDNRGHYSQPVVDLPETKAWAEKLTAMLAARK
- a CDS encoding non-oxidative hydroxyarylic acid decarboxylases subunit B, coding for MRLIVGMTGATGAPLGVALLQALKKVPGVETHLVMSKWAKTTIELETPYSVHDVAALADYCHNPADQAATISSGSFRTDGMIVIPCSMKTLAGIRAGYADGLVGRAADVVLKEGRKLVLVPREMPLSTIHLENMLALSRMGVAMIPPMPAFYNHPETVDDIVHHVVARVMDQFGLEHPQARRWQGLPQSGSFSQENE
- a CDS encoding MarR family winged helix-turn-helix transcriptional regulator produces the protein MALRNKAFHQLRQLFQQHTSRWQHELPDLTKPQYAVMRAIAEQPGIEQVALIEAAVSTKATLAEILARMENRGLVRREHDTVDKRRRFVWLTAEGEKVLAAAIPIGDGVDEEFLGRLSRDEQELFMQLVRKMMAA
- the rpoS gene encoding RNA polymerase sigma factor RpoS, with product MSQNTLKVHDLNEDAEFDENGVEVFDEKALVEEEPSDNDLAEEELLSQGATQRVLDATQLYLGEIGYSPLLTAEEEVYFARRALRGDVASRRRMIESNLRLVVKIARRYGNRGLALLDLIEEGNLGLIRAVEKFDPERGFRFSTYATWWIRQTIERAIMNQTRTIRLPIHIVKELNVYLRTARELSHKLDHEPSAEEIAEQLDKPVDDVSRMLRLNERITSVDTPLGGDSEKALLDILADEKENGPEDTTQDDDMKQSIVKWLFELNAKQREVLARRFGLLGYEAATLEDVGREIGLTRERVRQIQVEGLRRLREILQTQGLNIEALFRE
- the nlpD gene encoding murein hydrolase activator NlpD, with protein sequence MSAGSPKFTVRRIAALSLVSLWLAGCSDTSNPPAPVSSVNGNTPANTNSGMLITPPPKMGTTSTTQQPQIQPVQQPQIQSAQQPQIQPVQPVAQQPVQMENGRIVYNRQYGNIPKGSYSGSTYTVKKGDTLFYIAWITGNDFRDLAQRNNIQAPYALNVGQTLQVGNASGTPITGGNAITQADAAEQGVVIKPAQNSTVAVASQPTITYSESSGEQSANKMLPNNKPTATTVTAPVTVPTASTTEPTVSSTTTSTPISTWRWPTEGKVIETFGASEGGNKGIDIAGSKGQAIIATADGRVVYAGNALRGYGNLIIIKHNDDYLSAYAHNDTMLVREQQEVKAGQKIATMGSTGTSSTRLHFEIRYKGKSVNPLRYLPQR
- the pcm gene encoding protein-L-isoaspartate O-methyltransferase, whose product is MVSRRVQALLDQLRAQGIQDEQVLNALAAVPREKFIDEAFEQKAWDNIALPIGQGQTISQPYMVARMTELLELTPQSRVLEIGTGSGYQTAILAHLVQHVCSVERIKGLQWQARRRLKNLDLHNVSTRHGDGWQGWQARAPFDAIIVTAAPPEIPTALMTQLDEGGILVLPVGEEHQYLKRVRRRGGEFIIDTVEAVRFVPLVKGELA
- the surE gene encoding 5'/3'-nucleotidase SurE produces the protein MRILLSNDDGVHAPGIQTLAKALREFADVQVVAPDRNRSGASNSLTLESSLRTFTFENGDIAVQMGTPTDCVYLGVNALMRPRPDIVVSGINAGPNLGDDVIYSGTVAAAMEGRHLGFPALAVSLDGHKHYDTAAAVTCSILRALCKEPLRTGRILNINVPDLPLDQIKGIRVTRCGTRHPADQVIPQQDPRGNTLYWIGPPGGKCDAGPGTDFAAVDEGYVSITPLHVDLTAHNAQDVVSDWLNSVGVGTQW
- the truD gene encoding tRNA pseudouridine(13) synthase TruD; the encoded protein is MIEFDNLTYLHGKPQGTGLLKANPEDFVVVEDLGFEPDGEGEHILVRILKNGCNTRFVADALAKFLKIHAREVSFAGQKDKHAVTEQWLCARVPGKEMPDLSAFQLEGCQVLEYARHKRKLRLGALKGNAFTLVLREVSNRDDVEQRLIDICVKGVPNYFGAQRFGIGGSNLQGALRWAQTNTPVRDRNKRSFWLSAARSALFNQIVAERLKKAEVNQVVDGDALQLAGRGSWFVATNEELAELQRRVNDKELLITAAMPGSGEWGTQREALAFEQAAVAEETELQALLLREKVEAARRAMLLYPQQLSWNWWDDVTVEIRFWLPAGSFATSVVRELINTTGDYAHIAE
- the ispF gene encoding 2-C-methyl-D-erythritol 2,4-cyclodiphosphate synthase; protein product: MRIGHGFDVHAFGGEGPIIIGGVRIPYEKGLLAHSDGDVALHALTDALLGAAALGDIGKLFPDTDPAFKGADSRELLREAWRRIQAKGYTLGNVDVTIIAQAPKMLPHIPQMRVFIAEDLGCHMDDVNVKATTTEKLGFTGRGEGIACEAVALLIKATK